The following are from one region of the Erwinia billingiae Eb661 genome:
- a CDS encoding ABC transporter substrate-binding protein encodes MNRALISLLLMLVSSVAPAKTITDILQRKVEVPDNPQRIVVGESRMIYTLALVEEGNPAKRVVGWPGDLQKLDRQTWDRYVDAFPQIKTIPLVGKSNYTQISVEKVIALQPDLVILPVYAKQESNHDSFQMQLTAAGIAVIYIDTRVDLLKNTVPSLKILGEALNDQAKAQRFIDFYQQHMNLIRDRLATANPEKPSVLLQLHIGRREECCTTVSHGNLADLLAFAGGNNIATGRFGGVFGQLSPEAIIAANPEVYLATGSGGPQQTEQLQLGPQVNAAAAQQSFSKALANESVISQLPAIRNGRALAVWHNFYMSPWHLLDVEIFAKALHPQLFADLDPRKTLDEMNQQFLPLAEKGTYWTTPDSAANGH; translated from the coding sequence ATGAACAGGGCATTGATCAGCCTGCTGCTGATGCTGGTCAGCAGCGTGGCACCGGCGAAAACCATCACCGACATTCTGCAACGCAAGGTAGAGGTGCCGGATAACCCGCAGCGGATTGTGGTGGGGGAAAGCCGGATGATTTACACCCTGGCGCTGGTGGAAGAAGGCAATCCGGCGAAACGGGTGGTGGGCTGGCCAGGCGATCTGCAAAAGCTGGATCGTCAAACCTGGGATCGTTACGTTGACGCATTTCCGCAGATCAAAACCATCCCGCTGGTCGGCAAGTCGAATTATACCCAGATCAGCGTGGAGAAGGTGATCGCCCTGCAGCCCGATCTGGTGATCCTGCCGGTGTATGCCAAACAGGAAAGCAATCATGACAGCTTCCAGATGCAGCTTACTGCGGCAGGCATTGCGGTAATCTATATTGATACCCGCGTCGACCTGCTGAAAAACACCGTGCCGAGCCTGAAAATTCTGGGCGAAGCGCTGAATGACCAGGCGAAAGCGCAACGCTTTATTGATTTTTATCAGCAGCATATGAATCTGATCCGAGATCGGCTGGCCACCGCCAATCCGGAAAAACCGAGCGTGCTGTTGCAGCTGCATATCGGCCGCAGAGAGGAATGTTGCACCACGGTAAGCCACGGCAATCTGGCCGATTTACTGGCGTTTGCCGGGGGCAATAATATTGCGACGGGTCGGTTTGGCGGCGTGTTTGGCCAGCTCAGCCCGGAAGCGATCATTGCCGCCAACCCGGAGGTTTACCTGGCCACCGGCTCGGGCGGCCCGCAGCAAACGGAGCAGCTTCAGCTTGGCCCGCAGGTTAATGCGGCGGCGGCTCAGCAGAGCTTCAGCAAGGCGCTGGCGAACGAGTCGGTCATCTCCCAGCTGCCGGCCATCCGCAACGGTCGGGCGCTGGCGGTGTGGCACAACTTCTATATGAGTCCGTGGCATCTGCTGGATGTGGAGATCTTCGCTAAGGCGCTGCATCCCCAGCTGTTTGCCGATCTCGACCCGCGTAAAACGCTGGATGAGATGAATCAGCAGTTCCTGCCGTTAGCCGAAAAGGGCACCTACTGGACCACGCCAGACAGCGCCGCAAATGGGCACTAA
- the otnK gene encoding 3-oxo-tetronate kinase, producing the protein MRLGVIADDFTGATDIASFLVQNGMATVQVNGVPAEPLALEAEAIVVSLKSRSCAPEKAVADSLQALAWLQQQGCERFYFKYCSTFDSTAKGNIGPVTDALLAALGETQTIISPSLPVNGRTVYQGHLFVMDQLLSDSGMRHHPVTPMTDSNLLRLMEAQSEGKAGLINSQTLDRGADAVRHALAELKQQDVRYVVLDALNEQHLLTQGEALREMTLVTGGSGLAIGLARQWASSAHNSAQAQAAGTPQGERAVVLSGSCSNMTNRQVARYRDQAASLAVDVERALAQRDAYAIELCDWVAEHSGESLAPLLFATSEPDTLKRIQQQYGAEKSSEAVEQLFAAVVRELQQRGWQRFIVAGGETSGVVAQTLNIDAFHIGPVISPGVPWVKAVSQPISLALKSGNFGDENFFARAQQEFSL; encoded by the coding sequence ATGCGCCTGGGCGTGATAGCAGATGACTTCACCGGTGCCACCGATATCGCCAGCTTCCTGGTGCAGAACGGCATGGCGACGGTACAGGTAAATGGCGTGCCGGCCGAGCCGCTGGCATTGGAGGCTGAGGCGATTGTTGTCAGCCTGAAATCCCGCTCCTGCGCTCCTGAGAAGGCGGTTGCCGACTCGTTGCAGGCGCTGGCATGGCTACAGCAACAGGGCTGCGAGCGCTTCTACTTTAAATACTGCTCGACCTTCGACAGCACCGCCAAAGGCAACATCGGTCCGGTTACCGACGCGCTGCTGGCCGCGCTGGGCGAAACCCAGACCATCATCTCCCCGTCACTGCCGGTCAATGGCCGCACGGTGTATCAGGGACATCTGTTTGTGATGGATCAGCTGCTGTCCGATTCCGGTATGCGCCACCATCCGGTGACGCCGATGACCGACAGCAACCTGCTGCGTCTGATGGAAGCCCAGAGTGAAGGCAAAGCCGGACTGATTAACAGCCAGACGCTGGATCGGGGTGCCGACGCCGTCCGTCATGCGCTGGCTGAACTGAAACAACAGGACGTGCGTTATGTGGTGCTGGATGCGCTGAACGAACAGCATCTGCTGACCCAGGGCGAAGCGCTGCGGGAAATGACGCTGGTGACCGGCGGTTCCGGCCTGGCGATCGGGCTGGCCCGTCAGTGGGCAAGCAGCGCCCATAACAGCGCGCAGGCGCAGGCCGCCGGCACGCCGCAGGGCGAGCGCGCGGTGGTGCTGTCCGGCTCCTGCTCTAACATGACAAATCGTCAGGTGGCGCGTTACCGCGATCAGGCGGCGTCTCTGGCGGTTGACGTTGAACGGGCGCTGGCACAGCGTGACGCCTATGCGATCGAACTCTGTGACTGGGTCGCTGAGCACAGCGGCGAAAGCCTGGCACCGCTGCTGTTCGCCACCTCTGAACCGGACACCCTGAAGCGTATTCAGCAACAGTATGGTGCCGAGAAAAGCAGTGAAGCGGTCGAGCAGCTGTTTGCCGCCGTGGTGCGTGAACTGCAACAGCGTGGCTGGCAGCGCTTTATCGTCGCCGGCGGTGAAACCTCCGGCGTGGTCGCGCAGACGCTGAATATCGATGCGTTCCATATCGGCCCGGTGATCTCGCCCGGCGTGCCGTGGGTCAAAGCCGTTTCCCAGCCGATCTCGCTGGCATTGAAATCCGGCAACTTTGGCGATGAAAACTTCTTCGCACGCGCTCAACAGGAGTTCTCGCTATGA
- the ltnD gene encoding L-threonate dehydrogenase, with product MPNASSMSVCVVGLGSMGMGAAQSCIKAGLNTYGVDLNPAALQTLLSSGAKAAETRADGFAEQLDAVLLLVVNAQQVNQILFGDNGLAAHLKPGTAVMVSSTISSQDALLIEQRLAEHQLIMLDAPVSGGAAKAALGEMTVMASGSDKAFALLQPVLDAVAGKVYRIGREIGLGSTVKIIHQLLAGVHIAAGAEAMALAARAGIPLDTMYDVVTNAAGNSWMFENRMRHVVDGDYSPKSAVDIFVKDLGLVADTAKALHFPLPLASTAFNMFTSASNAGYGREDDSAVIKIFSGITLPAKKEPQ from the coding sequence ATGCCTAACGCATCATCAATGTCGGTCTGTGTCGTTGGCCTCGGGTCTATGGGCATGGGTGCGGCGCAATCCTGTATCAAAGCCGGCCTGAACACCTACGGTGTTGACCTGAATCCTGCCGCGCTGCAAACGCTGCTGAGCAGCGGAGCCAAAGCGGCCGAAACCCGTGCGGATGGCTTTGCCGAACAGTTAGATGCGGTGCTGTTGTTGGTGGTCAACGCGCAGCAGGTGAACCAGATCCTGTTTGGTGACAACGGCCTGGCGGCCCATCTGAAGCCCGGTACCGCGGTGATGGTGTCCTCCACCATCTCTTCTCAGGATGCGCTGCTGATTGAACAGCGTCTGGCGGAGCATCAGCTGATCATGCTGGATGCGCCGGTCTCTGGCGGTGCGGCGAAAGCGGCGCTGGGCGAGATGACGGTGATGGCCTCCGGCAGCGATAAGGCCTTTGCGCTGCTGCAACCGGTGCTGGATGCCGTGGCAGGCAAGGTCTACCGCATTGGTCGCGAAATCGGTCTCGGCTCGACGGTGAAAATCATCCACCAGTTGCTGGCAGGCGTGCATATTGCGGCCGGTGCCGAAGCGATGGCGCTGGCGGCGCGCGCCGGCATTCCGCTGGATACCATGTATGACGTGGTCACCAACGCGGCGGGTAACTCGTGGATGTTTGAGAACCGTATGCGTCACGTGGTGGACGGTGATTACTCGCCAAAATCGGCGGTGGATATCTTCGTCAAAGATTTGGGTCTGGTGGCCGACACCGCCAAAGCGCTGCACTTCCCGCTGCCGCTGGCCTCCACCGCCTTTAACATGTTCACCTCCGCCAGCAACGCCGGCTATGGCCGTGAAGACGACAGCGCGGTGATCAAAATCTTCAGTGGCATTACCCTGCCAGCGAAAAAGGAGCCGCAATAA
- a CDS encoding EAL domain-containing protein encodes MDSIFKTSPQKKGLFLTIAGLAPLLLCLLFTFIDARQIVQRQQSVTASMLLTQAESISDQAWNMVGYLRKFSDKSCTDINEQLQEYASQYPYFRSIGVMQDDEVTCSSMYAGLRGDLKTMLQGPPPETRKAWWMTSLAGTFSVKDRPAVIYVRDTPSMFSSYAIVDGQYLLDFMDAVGKSHDYAIVLQFGGGYRIASGTLPDERASLLRAHTLVETSQRYPIVATVTSPARDLALTWRHGMVTFIPMAAIFSLLLMMVTNNWLKRKVSIRDQLKRAIQRREFSVNYQPVYNVETGKASGAEALMRWKLPNGRWARPDLFIQAAEEEGMIVPLTQSLLQNIAEDMRDWQIPPNFHIGLNIAGEHIQHADFMADIREFAAKIAHHQPNITLELTERSLISDGDDVISKLQQLRREGIKIAIDDFGTGHCSLSYLQTFPLDYLKIDRGFVNAIESVEGEAPVLDAIIMLSHKLKLSIVAEGVETPLQLEYLKKRGVIFIQGYLYARPMTGSALMAWMEEQNQQPWTSVPVAVREE; translated from the coding sequence GTGGACTCTATTTTTAAGACCAGCCCGCAAAAGAAGGGCCTTTTTTTGACCATTGCCGGTCTGGCACCGCTGCTCCTCTGCCTGCTGTTTACCTTTATCGACGCCCGACAAATTGTACAACGTCAGCAATCCGTAACGGCCTCAATGCTGCTCACGCAGGCCGAGTCGATTAGCGATCAGGCGTGGAATATGGTCGGCTATCTGCGCAAGTTCTCCGATAAATCCTGCACGGACATTAATGAGCAGCTGCAGGAATACGCCTCGCAGTACCCCTATTTCCGCTCAATCGGCGTGATGCAGGATGACGAAGTCACCTGTTCGTCAATGTATGCCGGTTTACGCGGCGACCTGAAGACCATGCTGCAAGGCCCACCACCAGAAACGCGCAAAGCCTGGTGGATGACCTCGCTGGCCGGCACGTTTTCGGTAAAGGATCGCCCGGCCGTAATCTATGTGCGCGACACCCCGAGCATGTTTAGCAGCTATGCGATAGTGGATGGCCAGTATCTGCTCGACTTTATGGATGCGGTGGGCAAAAGCCACGATTACGCCATCGTGTTGCAGTTTGGCGGCGGTTACCGCATCGCCAGCGGCACGCTCCCGGATGAGCGCGCTTCCCTGCTCAGGGCGCATACGCTGGTTGAAACCTCGCAACGCTATCCGATTGTCGCCACCGTCACCTCGCCTGCGCGTGACCTGGCGTTAACCTGGCGCCACGGCATGGTGACCTTTATCCCGATGGCGGCCATTTTCTCGCTGCTGTTGATGATGGTGACCAACAACTGGCTGAAGCGAAAGGTATCGATCCGCGACCAGCTTAAGCGGGCGATTCAGCGCCGGGAATTCTCGGTAAATTATCAGCCGGTGTATAACGTGGAGACCGGCAAAGCCTCCGGTGCGGAAGCGCTAATGCGCTGGAAATTACCCAATGGCCGCTGGGCCAGACCGGATCTGTTTATTCAGGCTGCCGAAGAAGAAGGAATGATTGTCCCGCTGACCCAATCTTTATTGCAGAATATCGCCGAGGATATGCGCGACTGGCAGATCCCGCCGAACTTCCATATTGGATTGAATATCGCCGGTGAGCATATTCAGCATGCGGATTTTATGGCGGACATCCGTGAATTTGCCGCCAAAATAGCCCACCACCAGCCGAATATTACCCTTGAGCTGACCGAACGCAGCCTGATTTCCGACGGCGACGATGTGATCAGCAAACTGCAGCAGCTTCGCCGCGAAGGGATTAAGATCGCCATCGATGACTTCGGCACCGGCCACTGCTCGCTCTCTTACCTGCAAACCTTCCCGCTGGACTACCTGAAAATTGACCGTGGCTTCGTGAATGCCATTGAATCGGTTGAGGGCGAAGCGCCGGTGCTGGATGCGATTATCATGCTGAGCCATAAGCTGAAGCTGAGCATCGTGGCGGAAGGGGTGGAAACGCCGCTGCAGCTGGAGTATCTGAAAAAGCGTGGGGTGATCTTTATCCAGGGCTATCTGTATGCCCGGCCGATGACCGGCAGTGCGTTAATGGCGTGGATGGAAGAACAAAATCAGCAACCCTGGACGTCAGTGCCCGTCGCGGTGAGAGAAGAATAA
- the proP gene encoding glycine betaine/L-proline transporter ProP translates to MKLRRKRVKPIGLKDVTIIDDARLRKAITAASLGNAMEWFDFGVYGFVAFALGQVFFPGADPGLQMIAALATFSVPFLIRPLGGLFFGRLGDKYGRQKILSITIVIMSVSTFCIGLIPSYATIGIWAPILLLLCKMAQGFSVGGEYTGASIFVAEYSPDRKRGFMGSWLDFGSIVGFVTGAGLVVLISTVIGDAKFLEWGWRIPFFVALPLGLIGIYLRNALEETPAFQQHVDKLEKGDREGLAEGPKVSFKEIATKHWKSLLACIGLVLSTNVTYYMLLTYMPSYLSHNLHYSEDHGVLIIIAIMIGMLFIQPIMGLMSDKFGRRPFVIIGSIALMIMAIPCFMLINSNVTGLIFAGLLILAVILNCFTGVMASSLPAMFPTHIRYSALASAFNISILVAGLTPTLAAWLVEYTANLYMPAYYLMVVAVVGLVTGIMMKETANMPLRGATPAASDIHEAKELLQEHHDNIETKIDDISEQIAELEEKRKHLINQHPNINE, encoded by the coding sequence ATGAAGCTACGTAGGAAGCGTGTTAAGCCGATTGGCTTAAAAGACGTAACGATCATTGATGATGCCAGGTTACGCAAAGCCATTACCGCAGCGTCGCTGGGTAACGCTATGGAGTGGTTTGACTTTGGGGTTTACGGCTTTGTGGCCTTCGCCTTAGGCCAGGTGTTTTTCCCGGGTGCCGATCCGGGCTTGCAGATGATTGCCGCTCTGGCAACCTTCTCCGTTCCTTTCCTTATTCGTCCTTTAGGTGGTCTTTTCTTCGGCAGACTCGGTGACAAATACGGTCGCCAGAAAATCCTCTCTATCACCATTGTTATCATGTCGGTCAGTACTTTCTGTATCGGTCTGATACCGTCTTACGCCACCATTGGCATCTGGGCACCGATCCTGCTGCTGCTGTGTAAAATGGCGCAAGGCTTCTCGGTCGGCGGTGAATATACCGGTGCGTCGATCTTCGTGGCGGAATACTCCCCCGACCGTAAACGCGGCTTTATGGGCAGCTGGCTGGACTTCGGCTCCATTGTCGGCTTCGTCACCGGTGCGGGCCTGGTCGTGCTGATCTCTACCGTCATCGGTGATGCCAAGTTCCTTGAGTGGGGCTGGCGTATTCCGTTCTTCGTGGCGCTGCCGTTAGGACTGATCGGCATCTACCTGCGTAACGCGCTGGAAGAAACACCTGCGTTCCAGCAGCACGTGGACAAGCTGGAAAAAGGTGATCGTGAAGGTCTGGCCGAAGGGCCAAAAGTGTCGTTTAAAGAGATTGCCACCAAGCACTGGAAAAGCCTGCTGGCCTGTATCGGTCTGGTGCTCTCGACTAACGTCACCTACTACATGCTGTTGACGTATATGCCGAGCTACCTGTCGCACAATCTTCACTATTCTGAAGATCACGGCGTGTTAATCATCATCGCCATCATGATTGGTATGCTGTTTATTCAGCCGATTATGGGCCTGATGAGCGATAAGTTTGGTCGTCGTCCGTTTGTGATTATCGGCAGTATCGCGCTGATGATTATGGCCATTCCTTGCTTCATGCTGATCAACAGTAACGTCACCGGGCTGATCTTTGCCGGTCTGCTGATCCTGGCGGTGATACTGAACTGCTTCACCGGCGTGATGGCCTCGTCGCTGCCAGCGATGTTCCCGACGCACATTCGTTACAGCGCCTTAGCCAGTGCCTTTAATATCTCGATTCTGGTGGCGGGTCTGACGCCAACGCTGGCCGCCTGGCTGGTTGAATATACCGCGAACCTCTACATGCCGGCTTACTACCTGATGGTGGTGGCGGTGGTGGGCCTGGTCACCGGTATCATGATGAAAGAAACCGCCAATATGCCACTGCGTGGCGCGACTCCGGCGGCTTCCGATATTCATGAAGCGAAAGAGCTGTTGCAGGAGCATCACGATAATATCGAAACCAAAATCGACGATATCAGTGAGCAGATTGCCGAGCTGGAAGAGAAACGTAAGCATCTGATTAATCAGCATCCCAATATCAACGAATAA
- the ygbI gene encoding DNA-binding transcriptional repressor YgbI, with product MIPVERHQQILALVQEKGVVSIAELTDRLAVSHMTIRRDLQKLEEQGAVMLVSGGVRSTERLASEPSHLDKTSMFSQEKQAIGEAAARHIPRNSCIYLDAGTTTLALARELGMRDDLTIVTNDFVIANFFIDNSQCRMIHTGGTLCRDNRSCVGDAAALALQGLSIDIAFISASCWGMRGIFTPDAEKITVKRAVSEVSRKRVLLADSSKYNKIATFLALPLARFDAVITDPYLPDSARQEMAALEIEITLAS from the coding sequence ATGATCCCGGTCGAAAGACATCAACAAATTTTAGCGCTGGTGCAGGAAAAGGGCGTGGTGAGCATTGCTGAACTGACCGATCGGCTGGCGGTGTCACATATGACCATCCGGCGGGATCTGCAGAAGCTGGAAGAGCAGGGCGCGGTCATGCTGGTGTCAGGCGGCGTACGCTCTACCGAGCGACTGGCCAGCGAGCCGTCACATCTGGATAAAACCAGCATGTTCAGCCAGGAGAAGCAGGCGATTGGCGAAGCGGCGGCCCGGCATATTCCCCGCAACAGCTGCATCTATCTGGATGCCGGCACCACCACGCTGGCGCTGGCCCGTGAGCTGGGTATGCGGGACGATTTAACCATCGTCACCAATGACTTTGTGATTGCCAACTTCTTTATCGACAACAGCCAGTGCCGGATGATCCACACCGGCGGCACGCTCTGTCGCGATAACCGTTCCTGCGTCGGCGATGCGGCGGCGCTGGCGTTGCAGGGACTGTCGATTGATATCGCCTTTATCTCCGCGTCCTGCTGGGGAATGCGCGGCATCTTCACTCCCGATGCGGAGAAGATCACCGTAAAGCGGGCGGTAAGTGAAGTGAGCCGCAAACGGGTGCTGCTGGCTGACAGCTCAAAATACAACAAGATCGCCACCTTCCTCGCGCTGCCGCTGGCCCGCTTTGACGCGGTTATTACCGATCCCTATCTGCCGGACTCCGCCCGGCAGGAAATGGCGGCGCTAGAAATCGAGATCACGCTGGCCAGCTAA
- the otnC gene encoding 3-oxo-tetronate 4-phosphate decarboxylase, which translates to MTEQQAREEMVRLGASFFQRGYATGSAGNLSMLLEDGTLLATPTGSCLGELVADRLSKVTLEGEWIGGDKPSKEVSFHRAIYLNNPACGAIVHLHCLYLTALSCLEGLDPQNCIRPFTPYVVMRVGDVPVVPYYRPGDARLGEDLAKLAPHYKAFLLANHGPVVVGKTLREAADNTEELEETARLIFTLGDRPIRYLNDDEVAELRS; encoded by the coding sequence ATGACTGAACAACAAGCACGGGAAGAGATGGTCCGGCTGGGCGCGTCCTTCTTCCAGCGCGGTTATGCCACCGGTTCGGCGGGCAACCTCTCGATGCTGCTCGAAGACGGTACGCTGCTGGCCACACCCACCGGCTCCTGCCTCGGTGAGCTGGTCGCCGACCGGCTGTCGAAAGTGACGCTGGAAGGGGAATGGATTGGCGGGGATAAGCCCTCGAAAGAGGTCAGCTTCCACCGCGCCATCTATCTGAACAACCCGGCCTGCGGGGCAATCGTCCATCTGCACTGCCTGTATCTGACCGCCCTTTCCTGCCTGGAAGGCCTGGATCCGCAGAACTGCATCCGCCCGTTTACTCCGTATGTGGTGATGCGCGTCGGCGATGTGCCGGTAGTGCCCTATTACCGTCCGGGCGATGCGCGGCTGGGTGAAGACCTGGCGAAGCTGGCGCCGCATTACAAAGCTTTCCTGCTGGCCAATCATGGCCCGGTGGTGGTAGGCAAAACCCTGCGTGAAGCGGCGGACAACACCGAAGAGCTGGAAGAGACCGCCCGCCTGATCTTCACCCTGGGCGACCGCCCGATTCGTTATCTGAACGATGACGAAGTGGCTGAATTACGGAGCTAA
- a CDS encoding TonB-dependent siderophore receptor: MKTPRFSVSTFTRLHGKSHVVLFVSLLGSGAALAAESTLTVNADTATAVGSYSQDTATIGGTTATPRNDTPQSISVVTSQVIKDYQVKTVNDAMKFVSGVTQGNTLGGIEDGFVKRGFGANSDGSIFLDGIRSNQGLSMDSTIDRVEVLKGSASLMYGILNPGGVINLVSKKPQYEWNTHISGESSSFGGGAGTVDITGPLGNGFAFRLIAERQREDYWRNFGVNQHTLIAPSLSWFGEKASFNISYMENKYDIPYDRGTAFINKKPVDIPYNERLDDSANHAYGKNKRLNVTYGYNLDDTWATHVNYGWMQRRYDSNEVRATAIDTTTGIVSRRADANRGFNHQTTYLSWDIGGSPEIWGMQHDLMLGVDYEQDETYKAYSYRGKVSKTFNMYDPVYGEEPVVSSSTVSDAISNTRTNLYSRSVFAKDSIHLTDKWIAVLGGRFQRYTQTASSGWTNPTTTLNDRGDSFLPQAGLVYKILPDLSLYGSYSQSFTPSTQTDDDGNVASTEKGTTYEVGAKWQVVPAVSATLALYRIDEKDMSVFINGVTRNIPKARSTGAEVEINGEVAKDWNLTATYSYDKTEIVEDNLNPDNVGNRLVNAPTNMGSLYLSHTLRFSWLPGELRIGGGGRYVGSRAGDPENSFTMPDYTVADAFIAWDSQLVGKHTQLKLNMNNLFDKEYYQSSGGNLRVSEGEPRVMYLQASVDF, translated from the coding sequence ATGAAAACGCCACGTTTCTCCGTTTCCACCTTCACGCGCCTCCATGGAAAATCGCATGTAGTTCTGTTTGTCAGCCTGCTGGGCAGCGGCGCCGCGCTGGCGGCAGAGAGCACCCTGACCGTCAATGCCGATACGGCGACGGCGGTGGGCAGCTACAGCCAGGATACCGCCACCATTGGCGGCACCACCGCCACACCGCGTAACGACACCCCGCAGTCGATCAGCGTGGTGACGTCGCAGGTGATCAAGGATTACCAGGTCAAAACCGTTAACGACGCGATGAAGTTTGTCAGCGGCGTCACCCAGGGCAATACGCTCGGGGGTATTGAAGATGGCTTCGTTAAGCGTGGTTTTGGCGCCAACTCGGACGGATCGATTTTCCTCGATGGCATCCGCAGCAATCAGGGCCTGTCGATGGATTCGACCATCGATCGTGTGGAAGTGCTGAAAGGCTCGGCTTCCCTGATGTATGGCATCCTTAATCCTGGCGGCGTGATCAATCTGGTCAGCAAAAAGCCGCAGTATGAGTGGAATACCCATATCAGCGGCGAATCCAGCAGCTTCGGCGGCGGTGCCGGTACGGTGGATATCACCGGTCCGCTCGGCAACGGTTTTGCCTTCCGGTTGATTGCCGAACGCCAGCGCGAAGATTACTGGCGCAACTTTGGCGTGAATCAACATACGCTGATTGCCCCTTCCCTGAGCTGGTTTGGCGAAAAAGCCTCGTTCAATATCAGCTACATGGAAAATAAATACGATATCCCGTATGACCGTGGCACCGCCTTTATCAACAAAAAACCGGTCGATATTCCCTATAACGAACGGCTGGACGACAGCGCCAACCATGCTTACGGCAAAAACAAGCGGCTGAACGTCACCTACGGCTATAACCTTGATGACACCTGGGCGACCCACGTTAACTATGGCTGGATGCAGCGCCGCTATGACAGCAACGAAGTCAGGGCCACCGCTATCGACACCACCACCGGGATTGTCTCGCGCCGGGCGGACGCCAACCGTGGCTTTAACCATCAGACCACCTATCTGTCATGGGATATCGGCGGCAGCCCGGAGATCTGGGGGATGCAGCACGATCTGATGCTGGGTGTGGACTACGAGCAGGACGAAACCTATAAGGCGTATTCCTATCGCGGCAAAGTTTCCAAAACCTTCAATATGTACGACCCGGTATATGGTGAAGAGCCGGTAGTCAGCAGCAGCACCGTCAGCGACGCGATCAGTAATACACGTACCAACCTTTACAGCCGTTCAGTGTTTGCCAAAGACAGCATTCACCTGACCGATAAGTGGATTGCGGTGCTGGGCGGCCGTTTCCAGCGTTACACCCAGACCGCCAGCAGCGGCTGGACCAACCCCACCACCACGCTGAACGATCGGGGCGACAGCTTCCTGCCACAGGCGGGGCTGGTGTATAAAATCCTGCCGGATCTGTCGCTTTACGGCAGCTACAGCCAGTCATTTACCCCATCGACGCAAACCGATGACGACGGCAACGTCGCCTCGACTGAAAAAGGCACTACCTATGAAGTCGGTGCCAAATGGCAGGTGGTGCCGGCGGTTTCTGCCACGCTGGCGCTGTACCGCATTGATGAAAAAGACATGTCGGTATTTATTAACGGCGTGACCCGTAACATCCCGAAAGCCCGCTCGACCGGAGCTGAAGTTGAAATCAACGGTGAAGTGGCGAAAGACTGGAACCTGACGGCGACCTACAGCTATGACAAAACCGAGATCGTTGAGGACAACCTTAACCCGGATAACGTCGGCAACCGCCTGGTCAACGCGCCAACCAATATGGGCAGCCTGTATCTGAGCCACACCCTGCGCTTCTCCTGGCTGCCGGGCGAACTGCGTATTGGCGGCGGCGGACGCTACGTCGGCAGCCGTGCCGGCGATCCTGAAAACAGCTTCACCATGCCGGACTACACCGTGGCGGATGCCTTTATCGCCTGGGACAGCCAGCTGGTGGGGAAACATACGCAGCTGAAGCTGAATATGAACAACCTGTTTGATAAGGAATATTACCAGTCCAGTGGCGGTAATCTGCGGGTGAGTGAAGGCGAGCCGCGCGTAATGTATCTGCAAGCGTCTGTCGATTTCTGA
- a CDS encoding HPr family phosphocarrier protein, producing the protein MPKFAANLSTMFTELPFMARFDAAAAAGFRGVEFLFPYDYAASELKQALERNDLALVLFNTGPGDVAAGEWGVCAIPGREEAARRDIDMALEYALALGCPQVHIMASTVPEGADREAYSQTFISNLRYAADRFAPHGIRILLEALNPKTKPGYLYSSQYQTLEMVKRIDRPGVFTQLDLFHAQLVDGNLSHLITAFSGQYQHIQIASAPDRHEPDAGEINYPWIFDLIDRSGYQGWIGCEYFPRGVTTDGLGWFDAYK; encoded by the coding sequence ATGCCTAAGTTTGCTGCCAACCTCTCAACCATGTTTACCGAACTGCCGTTTATGGCGCGCTTTGACGCGGCAGCGGCAGCGGGATTCCGTGGCGTGGAGTTTCTGTTCCCTTACGACTATGCCGCCAGCGAGTTAAAGCAGGCGCTGGAACGTAACGATCTGGCGCTGGTGTTGTTTAACACCGGGCCTGGCGATGTGGCCGCCGGCGAATGGGGGGTCTGTGCCATTCCCGGCCGTGAAGAAGCCGCCCGTCGCGATATCGATATGGCGCTGGAATACGCGCTGGCACTCGGTTGCCCGCAGGTGCATATCATGGCCTCCACCGTGCCGGAAGGCGCAGATCGTGAAGCTTACAGCCAGACCTTTATCAGCAACCTGCGTTACGCCGCCGACCGTTTCGCGCCGCACGGCATCCGCATTTTGCTGGAAGCGTTAAACCCGAAAACCAAGCCGGGCTATCTCTATTCCAGCCAGTACCAGACGCTGGAGATGGTTAAACGCATTGACCGGCCGGGCGTGTTTACCCAGCTCGATCTGTTCCATGCCCAGCTGGTCGACGGCAACCTGAGCCATCTGATCACCGCCTTTAGCGGCCAGTATCAACACATCCAGATTGCTTCCGCACCGGATCGCCATGAACCGGACGCAGGCGAAATCAACTACCCGTGGATCTTCGATTTAATCGATCGCAGCGGCTATCAGGGCTGGATCGGTTGCGAGTACTTCCCGCGCGGCGTCACCACCGACGGGTTGGGCTGGTTCGACGCCTATAAATAG